Genomic segment of Candidatus Bathyarchaeia archaeon:
CAGGGCCAGCTGGTGGATGAAGTTTAGGTACATCACGCTGCCAACAATCAAGCCGCTTATAGGAATCGCGTTGCTGTTCAGAACCATGGACGCCTTTAAACTGTTCGATGCACTCTTCATCTTGACGGATGGAGGGCCGGGAAACGCCTCAGAGGTAATATCCCTCAGAATATACCGAGAAGCCTTCCAATACTTCCATACCGGATTCGCCAGCGCCCTATCTTACATACTCCTCGTCATCATCATCGTCTTAACAAACATATACCTTAGGTTTCTCACCCGACGGCCGGTAATGGCTCGCGTTGAAAGGGAGGTGGAGGTGTAAAACCATGGATAAACATGTTAAGCGAAACCTCGTCAAAGGTGTAAAATATTTTCTAATAGCCATCATCACTGTGGTCTACGTGTTTCCGATCTACTGGCTTATCGTGACATCATTTAAAACCAGGCTGGACATGTTCGCCATGCCTCCGAAATGGGTTTTTAACCCGACGTTGACAAACTATCTAGACGTCTTCGTCGAGCGTAGATACGGGTTAACACCCACCATAACTGAGTTTCCAAAATTCCTGTTCAACAGCATCTTCATCTCCTTGGCGAGCGTCGCTATAGCCGTCGCGTTTGGAACCCTCGCGGCCTACAGCTTCTCAAGGTTCGAGTTAAAGGGAAAGGACACATGGCTCTTCTTCATCCTCGCCACCAGAATGCTGCCACCAATCGCAGTGCTGATACCCATATACCTCATGTACAGGACATTGGGCTTCATCAACACATACCATGGGCTCATATTCCTCTACGTGATGTTCAACATGGCCTTCGCCGTCTGGATGACGAAGGGATTCTTCGACGAAGTCCCCAGAGAGTTGGAGGAAGCCGCCATGGTCGACGGCTACTCTAGGATGAGAGCATTCATGAAGGCTACGCTGCCCCAAGCCTTAACGGGCATAGCGGCTACGGCCGTATTCTGCCTCATCACATCATGGAACGAGTTCATGTTCGCCTACGTGACGTCGGGGTTTGACACCAGAACCGTCCCCGTCTCCCTGGCCAGGATTAGGGGTGAATCCGGCATCAACTGGGGCATCATCACAGCTTCAGAGGTCATCTACGTCCTGCCCGTGATAATCTTCACATTCCTCATGCAAAAATACCTGTTGAGAGGCATAACCTTCGGGACGATCAGAAAGTAAACAGGTGAGTTAGAGAGTTGGCGAATGTAAAGCTGGAAAACGTCACTAGAGAGAGAGGACTCCTATGCCCAGTCCACAATCTTACCATCGAAGTGGAGGATAAAAAGTTCGTCGCGCTTTTAGCCCCCTCAGGTTCCGGTAAAACCACCATCATGAGGATTGTAGCGGGCCTTGAACCCGTTGAATCCGGTGACGTATACATTGGAGGAGAGAGGGTTAACGACCTCTCACCCGCCGAAAGGGACGTCGCATTGGTGTTTCAAACATACGCCCTATACCCTCACCTAACCGTGTATGAAAACCTCGCCTCACCTCTAAGGGCTGTTAAAGCCCCTGAAAACGAAGTGGAGGAAAACGTTAAACGTGTCGCTGAAACGTTAAACATCACACCCCTCCTCAACAAGCTGGCCACGCAGCTAAGCGGCGGTGAAATGCAGCGGGTCGCCATCGGGAGGGCGATCATCCGTAGACCAAAAGTCTACTTGTTCGATGAACCCCTAACCAACCTAGACGCCAAACTCAGGGTCCACATGAGGGCTGAGTTGAAGCGGCTTCAGAAAGACCTAGGCCAAACAGCCATATACGCCACCCATGACGAAGTTGAGGCGATGACGATGGCTGACAAAATCGCGGTGCTCAGGCATGGCAGGTTAATTCAGTACGATACCCCCGACGAGGTTTACCACCATCCTAGAAACCTCTTCGTCGCCGACTTCATAGGATC
This window contains:
- a CDS encoding ABC transporter ATP-binding protein, yielding MANVKLENVTRERGLLCPVHNLTIEVEDKKFVALLAPSGSGKTTIMRIVAGLEPVESGDVYIGGERVNDLSPAERDVALVFQTYALYPHLTVYENLASPLRAVKAPENEVEENVKRVAETLNITPLLNKLATQLSGGEMQRVAIGRAIIRRPKVYLFDEPLTNLDAKLRVHMRAELKRLQKDLGQTAIYATHDEVEAMTMADKIAVLRHGRLIQYDTPDEVYHHPRNLFVADFIGSPPINTFDCTFKEEADRCLLDAGEFTVAVDEYGDLIKKAAKSDELILGIRPSDFTLEETAKKKDIIPAVLYVSEPMGAMTILDLKVGDKLVKVKVKGRYEAEIGKKVWLHFNRDRIHIFDKKTQETIV
- a CDS encoding carbohydrate ABC transporter permease, whose protein sequence is MDKHVKRNLVKGVKYFLIAIITVVYVFPIYWLIVTSFKTRLDMFAMPPKWVFNPTLTNYLDVFVERRYGLTPTITEFPKFLFNSIFISLASVAIAVAFGTLAAYSFSRFELKGKDTWLFFILATRMLPPIAVLIPIYLMYRTLGFINTYHGLIFLYVMFNMAFAVWMTKGFFDEVPRELEEAAMVDGYSRMRAFMKATLPQALTGIAATAVFCLITSWNEFMFAYVTSGFDTRTVPVSLARIRGESGINWGIITASEVIYVLPVIIFTFLMQKYLLRGITFGTIRK